Proteins from one Gemmatimonadaceae bacterium genomic window:
- a CDS encoding DHA2 family efflux MFS transporter permease subunit, translating into MADPVRETVAHATVEVPALRVVPAAAPDRGAPHKYLIAFAVVLAALMQVIDSSIVNVALPDMMGNLGASLDEIAWVSTGYILASVIVIPLTGWLGSMFGRKRYFVGSIVLFTLASFFCGASHSLGTLIFWRIVQGVGGGALMTVSQAVLFEAFPREEAGMAMALFGLGVMVGPTIGPTLGGWITDNYGWPWIFYINLPVGILAGVMIATYVHDSIHQQKPPTIDYIGIALLAVSVGAIQYVLEHGQRDDWFDSSFILGLTVTGVVGLGVLLWRELTTEHPVIDFRVLRHRQMSVGTLLGVVMGLGLYAMSFTLPVFLQSNLHMTAEQTGIVMLPGAIATALSMFVVGRLSNRFDPRLLITAGALIFATAAWQLSRVTGLSGGGDFFWPLILRGVGLGLMFVPLTTITLAELSPQELPQGTGLYNFFRQLGGSFGIAVIATLLARYTTQVHATLAEHITRTDPVSLGRLYALTQGMMARGADMWAARREALTLLDAQVMAQASVIAYSRIYMLSALLILALIPLLLLIRQTKGAGADHSVME; encoded by the coding sequence GCTCACGCGACGGTTGAAGTTCCTGCACTCCGCGTTGTTCCTGCAGCAGCACCCGATCGCGGCGCGCCGCACAAATATCTCATCGCGTTCGCTGTCGTTCTCGCGGCGTTGATGCAGGTCATCGACAGCTCGATCGTCAACGTCGCCCTGCCCGACATGATGGGCAATCTCGGCGCGAGTCTCGACGAGATCGCCTGGGTGTCCACCGGGTACATCCTCGCCAGCGTGATCGTCATTCCGCTCACCGGTTGGCTGGGGTCGATGTTCGGCCGCAAACGGTACTTCGTGGGATCGATCGTGCTCTTTACCCTGGCGAGCTTTTTCTGCGGAGCGTCGCACTCGTTGGGGACGTTGATCTTCTGGCGCATCGTACAGGGTGTGGGTGGCGGCGCGCTCATGACGGTGTCGCAGGCCGTGCTGTTCGAGGCGTTCCCGCGCGAAGAAGCCGGAATGGCGATGGCGCTCTTCGGCCTCGGCGTCATGGTCGGGCCGACGATCGGTCCGACGCTCGGCGGCTGGATCACCGACAACTACGGCTGGCCCTGGATCTTCTACATCAATCTGCCGGTCGGCATTCTCGCCGGCGTGATGATCGCAACGTACGTCCACGACTCGATCCATCAACAGAAGCCACCGACGATCGATTACATCGGCATCGCGTTGCTGGCCGTGAGCGTTGGCGCGATCCAGTACGTGTTGGAGCACGGACAGCGCGACGATTGGTTCGATTCCTCGTTCATTCTCGGACTCACCGTGACTGGCGTCGTCGGCCTCGGGGTGCTCCTCTGGCGCGAGCTGACGACGGAGCATCCGGTGATCGACTTTCGCGTGCTTCGCCACCGACAGATGTCGGTCGGCACACTGCTCGGCGTCGTCATGGGCTTGGGACTGTACGCGATGTCGTTCACGCTGCCCGTCTTCCTGCAGAGCAACCTGCATATGACGGCAGAACAGACGGGGATCGTGATGCTGCCGGGCGCCATCGCGACGGCGCTCTCGATGTTCGTGGTTGGCCGATTGTCGAACCGCTTCGATCCACGCTTGCTCATCACGGCGGGCGCGCTGATTTTCGCGACGGCTGCCTGGCAGCTCTCGCGCGTGACGGGGCTCAGCGGCGGCGGCGACTTCTTCTGGCCGCTCATTCTACGCGGCGTCGGCCTCGGACTCATGTTCGTTCCGTTGACGACCATCACGCTGGCGGAGCTCTCTCCCCAAGAGCTGCCGCAGGGAACTGGCTTGTACAATTTCTTTCGTCAGCTGGGTGGCTCTTTTGGAATCGCTGTGATCGCGACGCTGCTCGCGCGCTACACGACGCAAGTGCACGCGACGCTGGCCGAGCACATCACGAGAACCGACCCGGTGAGCCTCGGTCGCTTGTACGCGTTGACGCAGGGGATGATGGCGCGCGGCGCGGATATGTGGGCAGCGCGTCGCGAAGCGCTGACGTTGCTCGATGCGCAGGTGATGGCGCAGGCAAGCGTGATTGCCTATTCACGCATCTATATGCTGAGCGCGCTATTGATTCTGGCGCTGATACCGCTGCTGCTCCTGATCCGGCAGACCAAGGGAGCGGGCGCGGACCACTCGGTGATGGAATGA
- a CDS encoding alpha-hydroxy acid oxidase — translation MLEILNLESLEARARECLDPMLFDYIAGGSGDEWTLRENRDAWSRLQLLPRMLRGVGQRDQRTTVLGTTVSFPVLVPPMGFHGLCHTDAELATARATAAAGTIFVASTVSNRSLEAIAQAGGGPRWFQLYVYRDKVITRGLVERAAAAGYSALCLTVDTPLAGQRERDRRNRLRMPAHLGLENFPAAHAERNKTGGEGESALARYIADMWDANLTWKDVDWLRSISPLPVIIKGILAAKDASLAVEHGAAAVIVSNHGGRQLDGVPAPITVLPDIVDAVAGRIEILLDGGVRRGTDVLKAIALGARAVLVGRPVLWGLTLDGEAGVLAVLEHLRGEIDLAMALAGCRTLDDIEAALVVSE, via the coding sequence ATGCTCGAGATCCTGAATCTCGAGAGCCTCGAGGCGCGCGCCCGCGAGTGCCTCGATCCGATGCTGTTCGACTACATCGCCGGCGGCTCTGGCGACGAATGGACGCTGCGTGAAAACCGTGACGCCTGGTCGCGGCTCCAACTCCTCCCGCGCATGCTGCGGGGCGTCGGCCAACGCGATCAGCGCACGACCGTGCTCGGCACGACGGTATCGTTCCCGGTGCTGGTGCCACCGATGGGCTTTCACGGCTTGTGTCACACGGACGCCGAGCTCGCGACAGCGCGCGCCACGGCCGCCGCCGGCACAATCTTCGTCGCGAGCACCGTGTCCAATCGAAGCCTCGAGGCGATCGCGCAGGCGGGCGGCGGTCCGCGCTGGTTCCAGCTCTACGTCTATCGTGACAAGGTGATCACGCGCGGACTCGTCGAGCGCGCGGCGGCCGCGGGCTACTCCGCCCTCTGCCTAACTGTCGACACGCCCCTCGCCGGACAGCGCGAGCGCGACCGCCGCAATCGCCTGCGCATGCCCGCTCACCTTGGGCTCGAGAACTTTCCCGCGGCGCACGCTGAGCGCAACAAGACGGGCGGCGAAGGCGAGTCGGCACTTGCGCGCTACATCGCGGATATGTGGGACGCAAACCTGACGTGGAAGGACGTCGATTGGCTGCGTTCGATCTCTCCATTGCCCGTGATCATCAAAGGGATTCTCGCCGCGAAGGACGCGTCGCTCGCCGTGGAGCACGGCGCCGCTGCCGTCATCGTGTCGAATCACGGCGGCCGCCAGCTCGACGGTGTACCGGCGCCCATTACGGTGCTTCCGGACATCGTCGATGCGGTCGCGGGGCGGATCGAGATATTGCTGGACGGCGGCGTGCGGCGCGGAACCGATGTGCTCAAGGCGATCGCACTGGGCGCGCGGGCGGTGCTCGTCGGACGTCCGGTGCTCTGGGGACTCACGCTCGACGGCGAGGCCGGCGTTCTCGCGGTGCTGGAGCATCTGCGGGGCGAGATCGATCTCGCGATGGCGCTTGCAGGCTGTCGGACGCTCGACGACATCGAGGCTGCACTCGTCGTTTCCGAGTGA
- a CDS encoding porin family protein gives MKYGRLGMIALAALTFGAMPAQAQFPHMGVSAGVSFPKGDYGNAADMGYNGGLLLGFSAPMIPVGFRLDGSITHFPGKDYNAGGTTINASSNIWMTTANVTFDLPVPSPIKPYAIAGLGYYGAITTVNGVPGSSSTTKLGYNAGVGVNLLGHFFAEARYHHMNTDGTATTFVPLTFGIMF, from the coding sequence ATGAAATACGGCAGACTCGGTATGATCGCACTGGCCGCGCTGACCTTTGGCGCAATGCCGGCGCAAGCGCAGTTCCCTCACATGGGCGTCTCGGCAGGCGTCAGCTTCCCCAAGGGCGATTACGGCAACGCCGCCGACATGGGCTATAACGGTGGCCTCCTCCTTGGCTTCAGCGCGCCGATGATCCCGGTGGGCTTCCGCCTCGATGGGTCGATCACCCACTTCCCCGGGAAGGATTACAACGCGGGCGGCACCACGATCAACGCGTCGAGCAACATCTGGATGACGACCGCGAACGTGACGTTCGACCTGCCAGTTCCCTCGCCGATCAAGCCCTACGCGATCGCCGGTCTCGGCTACTACGGCGCGATCACGACCGTGAATGGCGTCCCCGGCAGCTCGAGCACGACGAAGCTCGGCTATAACGCCGGTGTCGGCGTCAACCTGCTTGGGCACTTCTTCGCCGAAGCGCGCTATCACCACATGAACACCGATGGCACGGCGACGACCTTCGTCCCGCTGACGTTCGGAATCATGTTCTAA
- a CDS encoding efflux RND transporter permease subunit — translation MFISDFAIKRPIITVVVMIALVVFGLASLARLDTDEFPDIDAPIVFVAIAYPGASPDVVEREVVTRLEDKISGISGIDKINSTSTDGFAQIIVQFVYSKPVDEATQDIRDAISAVRSQLPAEILEPIIQRFDPNQLPIVSLALTSSVLSPPQLTALADPGIAGDLRAIAGVAQVNVVGGDSAQLNVNVRPTDLAAFGVGIDQVVNAVRAQNLAAPVGQVNTALEQRSIRLEGRFDHPEEFNQLVVAQRGGNLITLGQVANVEAGAAQPTSAALFNGRQAIGLDIVKSRENSTTAVADLVRARIDQIQKTLPAGTRLEIVRDAGDRVRHSVRNVEEALVEGALLTVLVVFLFLNSWRSTVITGLALPVSVLTSFVPLLLFGFTLNTMSLLGLSLAIGILIDDAIVVRENIVRHVEMGSDHMTAAHEGTDEIGLAVAATTFSIVAVFAPVGFMPGIAGQWFKPFALTIACAVLVSLFVSFSLDPMLSAYWPDPQLEAHERRNPIARTLARFNVWFDHQADRYKSLIAWSLDHRWTMVVLAVVSFVLAIALQVVAGGFAFVPVSDQSELNIAIETPPGSSLDYTALKAEEVARMFRARSEVLYTYTTVGSSSGSGQVDNASVYVRLRPKSDRSLSQDALGQVMRNRLRLLGGATAYTFASGFGGAQKQLQLQLQGPDPTTLEQLADQIGTIVRNTKGAVDVGLSTRGQKPELNVRVNRGLAGTLGVNLSQLAQSLRFAFAGVDAGTWIDPQGISRYVHVRLMPESRENADDLGRLPVVVTPTAATAAAAGANAASASPPVVPLGQVATITPSFGPAQIDHYQRQRVITIGANVEGASFGNVSSEVMKKVGRLQLPAGYRVSAGGQAESQSQVFGSIFAALGVAVMLMYLILVIQFGSFLDPLAILISLPLSLIGVVLALIITRDTLNLMSLIGVILLMGIVAKNAILLIDFAKWAYKDRGVDRREALIEAGRIRLRPILMTTLALIAGMVPVALGLGEGADFRAPLGRAVIGGVITSTVLTLVVIPTIYEILDEWRVWVFSKFGRRVVAHHPVPVENPGD, via the coding sequence ATGTTCATATCAGACTTTGCAATCAAGCGACCGATCATCACCGTGGTGGTGATGATCGCGCTCGTCGTGTTTGGTTTGGCATCATTAGCACGTTTGGACACGGACGAGTTTCCCGACATCGATGCACCGATCGTGTTCGTCGCGATCGCGTACCCGGGCGCTTCGCCCGATGTCGTCGAGCGCGAAGTGGTCACGCGCCTCGAGGATAAGATCTCCGGAATCAGCGGCATCGATAAGATCAACTCGACATCGACGGACGGATTCGCGCAGATCATCGTGCAATTCGTATATAGTAAACCGGTCGACGAAGCGACCCAGGACATTCGTGATGCTATCTCCGCGGTGCGATCGCAGCTGCCGGCGGAAATTCTCGAACCGATCATCCAACGGTTCGATCCGAATCAGCTACCTATTGTTTCGCTCGCACTGACTTCGTCAGTGCTATCCCCTCCGCAGCTCACCGCGCTTGCCGATCCCGGCATCGCGGGCGACCTCCGGGCGATCGCCGGTGTGGCGCAGGTGAACGTCGTCGGCGGCGACAGTGCGCAGCTCAACGTCAATGTGCGGCCAACGGATCTCGCTGCCTTCGGCGTCGGCATCGATCAGGTCGTGAACGCCGTGCGCGCGCAGAATCTCGCCGCGCCGGTCGGGCAAGTGAACACGGCGCTCGAGCAACGTTCGATTCGGCTCGAGGGCCGATTCGACCATCCGGAGGAGTTCAACCAGCTCGTCGTGGCGCAACGCGGCGGCAACCTCATCACGCTTGGCCAGGTTGCGAATGTCGAAGCGGGCGCGGCGCAACCGACGTCGGCGGCGCTGTTCAACGGTCGTCAGGCGATCGGTCTCGACATCGTGAAGTCGCGCGAGAACAGCACGACCGCCGTCGCGGATCTGGTGAGGGCACGCATCGACCAGATCCAGAAGACACTGCCGGCCGGCACGCGGCTCGAGATCGTGCGTGACGCGGGCGACCGGGTGCGCCACTCGGTGCGGAACGTCGAGGAGGCGTTGGTCGAGGGTGCGCTCCTGACCGTCCTCGTCGTGTTCCTTTTCCTCAACTCCTGGCGCTCGACGGTGATCACGGGATTGGCACTGCCGGTCTCGGTGCTGACCTCGTTCGTGCCGCTGCTGCTCTTCGGCTTCACGCTCAACACGATGTCGCTGCTCGGCCTGTCGCTGGCGATCGGCATCCTGATCGACGACGCGATCGTCGTCCGCGAGAACATCGTTAGGCACGTCGAGATGGGAAGCGATCACATGACCGCCGCTCACGAGGGAACCGACGAGATCGGCCTTGCCGTGGCGGCAACGACATTCTCGATCGTCGCCGTGTTCGCACCAGTTGGCTTCATGCCGGGCATCGCCGGCCAGTGGTTCAAGCCCTTTGCGCTCACGATCGCGTGCGCGGTTTTGGTTTCGCTTTTTGTGTCCTTTTCGCTCGACCCGATGCTTTCAGCCTATTGGCCCGATCCGCAGCTGGAGGCACACGAACGGCGCAACCCAATTGCGCGCACGCTCGCCCGGTTCAACGTGTGGTTCGATCACCAGGCCGATCGCTACAAGAGCCTCATTGCGTGGTCGTTGGATCACCGTTGGACGATGGTGGTGCTGGCGGTCGTATCGTTCGTTCTGGCCATTGCACTGCAAGTCGTCGCCGGTGGCTTCGCATTCGTGCCGGTGAGCGATCAGAGTGAGCTGAACATCGCGATCGAGACCCCGCCGGGCTCCAGCCTCGATTACACGGCGCTCAAGGCTGAGGAGGTCGCGCGCATGTTTCGCGCGCGCTCGGAGGTGCTCTACACCTATACGACCGTGGGCAGCAGCAGCGGCTCCGGCCAAGTCGACAACGCGAGCGTTTATGTTCGTCTCAGGCCCAAAAGCGATCGCTCGTTGAGTCAGGATGCGCTGGGGCAGGTGATGCGGAATCGCCTTCGCTTGTTAGGCGGCGCGACCGCGTACACGTTCGCCTCGGGCTTCGGGGGCGCGCAGAAACAGCTGCAACTTCAGCTGCAGGGCCCCGATCCGACCACGCTCGAGCAACTGGCCGACCAGATCGGAACGATCGTTCGCAACACCAAGGGCGCGGTCGACGTTGGGTTGTCGACGCGTGGCCAGAAGCCGGAGCTGAACGTGCGCGTCAATCGCGGGCTCGCCGGCACGTTAGGCGTGAACCTGAGCCAGCTCGCGCAGTCGCTACGCTTCGCGTTCGCCGGTGTGGATGCGGGCACGTGGATCGATCCACAGGGGATCTCCCGGTACGTGCACGTGCGCCTGATGCCCGAATCGCGCGAGAACGCTGACGATCTTGGCCGGTTGCCGGTTGTCGTGACGCCAACGGCCGCCACGGCTGCCGCAGCCGGCGCGAACGCCGCGTCGGCCAGTCCACCGGTCGTGCCGCTCGGCCAGGTGGCGACGATCACGCCGAGCTTCGGCCCGGCGCAGATCGATCATTATCAGCGACAGCGTGTGATCACGATCGGGGCGAACGTCGAGGGCGCGTCCTTCGGAAACGTCTCGTCGGAGGTGATGAAGAAGGTCGGTCGGCTGCAGCTGCCCGCTGGTTATCGCGTTTCGGCTGGCGGTCAGGCCGAGAGCCAGAGTCAGGTGTTCGGCAGTATCTTCGCGGCGCTGGGCGTCGCGGTGATGCTCATGTACCTGATTCTCGTCATTCAGTTCGGGTCTTTCCTCGATCCGCTGGCGATTCTGATCTCGCTGCCGCTCTCGCTGATCGGCGTCGTGTTGGCGCTCATCATCACGAGAGACACGCTGAATCTGATGAGCCTCATCGGTGTGATTCTCCTGATGGGTATCGTCGCGAAGAATGCAATTTTGCTCATCGACTTCGCGAAGTGGGCATACAAGGATCGCGGCGTTGACCGACGCGAAGCGCTGATCGAGGCGGGGCGCATCCGGCTGCGGCCGATTCTGATGACGACGCTCGCGCTCATCGCGGGCATGGTTCCCGTCGCGCTGGGGCTCGGCGAGGGCGCCGACTTCCGCGCGCCGCTCGGCCGCGCGGTCATCGGCGGCGTCATCACGTCCACGGTCCTGACGCTCGTCGTGATTCCGACGATTTACGAGATCCTCGACGAGTGGCGCGTATGGGTGTTCTCGAAGTTCGGGCGTCGTGTTGTCGCACACCATCCGGTCCCGGTCGAGAATCCTGGAGACTGA
- a CDS encoding MarR family transcriptional regulator: MANRHSNKHRSNVVDVVDGLRRIVHALHHSHRLAEQRWELSAAQLLVLQRLAEAPTLSVNELADRTFTHQSTVSVVVARLVDRGLVRRSRADDDARRAELALTSSGRALLRRAMSSAQAQLFDALDAMPPERLRLIADGVQGVVDALGVATEPAGMFFEDDVAEDAGNGSVAAKRRHAR, encoded by the coding sequence ATGGCGAACCGGCATTCGAACAAACATCGAAGCAACGTGGTCGACGTCGTCGACGGACTACGACGTATCGTCCATGCGCTGCATCACTCGCATCGTCTCGCGGAACAGCGATGGGAGCTGAGCGCGGCACAGCTCCTCGTGCTCCAGCGCCTCGCCGAGGCACCCACGCTCTCGGTGAACGAGCTCGCCGATCGCACGTTCACGCATCAGAGCACCGTGTCGGTCGTCGTCGCGCGGCTCGTGGACCGTGGCCTCGTTAGGCGCAGCCGCGCCGACGACGACGCCCGGCGCGCCGAGCTCGCGCTCACATCCTCCGGTCGCGCGCTCTTGCGGCGCGCCATGTCCTCCGCCCAGGCGCAGCTCTTCGACGCGCTCGACGCCATGCCGCCCGAGCGCCTGCGCCTGATCGCCGACGGCGTCCAGGGCGTTGTCGACGCGCTCGGCGTGGCGACCGAGCCGGCGGGAATGTTCTTCGAGGACGACGTCGCCGAGGACGCAGGCAACGGGTCGGTCGCAGCCAAGCGACGTCACGCGCGCTGA
- a CDS encoding chloride channel protein, translating into MADESPTPLNAASGLPVAPSLAPALATVEAPPEYSPVDRRVVVISGIAVLVGVGAALLAIVLTRLIGLITNVAYYGRVSTAFSPPSIVRLGALSILVPLVGAFIVGIMARYGAAAIRGHGIPEVMERVLYARSRIALRIMFLKPLSAAIAIGTGGPFGAEGPIIATGGALGSIIGQYIRMTADERKTLLAAGAAAGMAATFGSPVSAVLLAVELLLFEYRPRSVIPVALASAAASGVRAAFVGSAPVFSVPGLAQPNLEALLAYTVIGALVGVASVGVTRFVYWIEDLYEELPIHWMWWPLVGAVFVGVIGYFEPRTLGVGYTNIDNILSGDIVGRALIILVILKFLSWAIYLGSGTSGGTLAPLFTIGGGIGAALGALGVAISPSIGIDANVASLVGMAAIFAGASHALLASVVFAFETTRQPLSLLPLLAGCSAAYLVSLLMMRSSIMTEKLARRGARIRTEYAADYLSQVLVRDGSSRDVISLRSSDRLSQVREWLAAGGAGASHQGFPVIDDKGELCGVITRRDLLSNAHNDSDTIGSLVTRGAVVVYDDNTLREAADHMVRAGVGRLPVVSREAPRIVVGIVSRSDLLSAHEDRLDAAHVTEESLPLSAPWSRDGKPKTRRKKRTPQGGD; encoded by the coding sequence GTGGCTGACGAATCACCAACTCCCCTCAACGCCGCCAGCGGGTTACCGGTCGCGCCATCTCTGGCGCCGGCGCTGGCGACGGTCGAGGCGCCGCCCGAATACTCCCCTGTCGATCGACGAGTCGTCGTAATCTCGGGTATTGCCGTACTGGTCGGCGTCGGTGCCGCGCTCCTTGCCATCGTCCTGACGCGGCTGATCGGCCTCATCACGAACGTCGCCTATTACGGCCGCGTCTCGACCGCCTTCTCGCCGCCGAGCATCGTTAGGCTCGGCGCCTTGTCGATCCTCGTTCCGCTTGTCGGGGCGTTCATCGTCGGCATCATGGCGCGCTACGGCGCGGCGGCCATTCGCGGACATGGGATTCCAGAAGTCATGGAGCGCGTGCTGTACGCGCGCAGCCGCATCGCGCTGCGCATCATGTTCCTCAAGCCGCTCTCGGCGGCGATCGCGATCGGAACCGGCGGCCCTTTCGGCGCGGAGGGACCGATCATCGCGACCGGCGGCGCGTTAGGCTCGATCATTGGACAGTACATCCGCATGACGGCCGACGAGCGCAAAACGCTCCTTGCCGCCGGTGCGGCGGCTGGCATGGCGGCGACCTTCGGCAGCCCGGTCTCCGCCGTGCTGCTCGCGGTCGAGCTGCTGCTCTTCGAGTACCGGCCGCGGTCGGTCATTCCCGTTGCGCTGGCGTCTGCTGCCGCGAGTGGGGTGCGGGCCGCATTCGTTGGCTCCGCACCGGTGTTCTCGGTGCCCGGCCTCGCGCAGCCGAATCTCGAGGCGCTCCTCGCGTACACGGTCATCGGCGCGCTCGTCGGCGTCGCGTCGGTGGGGGTAACGCGATTCGTCTACTGGATCGAGGACCTGTACGAGGAGCTGCCGATCCATTGGATGTGGTGGCCGCTCGTCGGCGCGGTGTTCGTCGGCGTCATCGGCTATTTCGAGCCCCGAACGCTCGGCGTTGGGTACACGAACATCGACAACATTCTGTCGGGAGACATCGTCGGCCGCGCGCTCATCATACTCGTCATTCTGAAGTTCCTCTCGTGGGCGATTTATCTCGGCAGCGGTACGTCCGGAGGTACGCTCGCGCCGTTGTTCACGATCGGCGGAGGGATCGGAGCGGCGTTGGGCGCGTTAGGCGTAGCGATCAGCCCATCGATCGGGATCGACGCGAACGTTGCGTCTCTCGTCGGCATGGCGGCGATCTTCGCCGGCGCATCGCACGCGCTTCTCGCGTCGGTGGTCTTCGCGTTCGAGACCACGCGTCAGCCGTTAAGCCTCTTGCCGCTCCTCGCCGGTTGCAGTGCAGCATACCTCGTTTCGTTATTGATGATGCGCAGCTCGATCATGACGGAGAAGCTCGCGCGGCGTGGTGCGCGTATCCGCACCGAGTACGCCGCCGACTACTTGAGTCAGGTGCTCGTGCGGGATGGCTCGTCGCGCGACGTCATATCGCTTCGGTCGTCCGATCGACTCAGTCAGGTGCGCGAGTGGCTCGCGGCTGGTGGCGCTGGCGCCTCGCATCAAGGATTCCCCGTGATCGACGACAAGGGCGAGCTGTGTGGCGTGATCACTCGTCGCGACCTGCTGAGCAACGCGCACAACGACTCGGACACGATCGGCTCCCTCGTGACGCGTGGCGCCGTAGTGGTGTACGACGATAACACGCTCCGCGAGGCGGCCGATCACATGGTGCGCGCTGGCGTCGGCAGACTGCCAGTGGTTTCGCGCGAGGCGCCGCGTATCGTCGTCGGCATCGTCTCCAGAAGCGACCTTCTGTCTGCTCACGAAGACCGGCTCGATGCCGCGCATGTTACTGAAGAAAGCCTTCCCCTCTCCGCACCCTGGTCGCGAGACGGGAAGCCGAAGACGCGCCGCAAGAAGCGCACACCACAGGGTGGCGACTAA